The Methanobrevibacter boviskoreani JH1 genome contains a region encoding:
- a CDS encoding Mur ligase family protein produces MSDFNLSIDELAEAIGGKIIGSDDYNCGYSFSGKFDFLAHAKRGDIVIRHKINGKGIEIAKANEAAAIITQNPLENALENAEQLNFPVIVVEKIEIANSFAIKWVFDHFDKDSKRVAITGTNGKSTTSHMIYHIIKNSGAHVLTNTDARSEFNTLIDPMVSKMIYEEVEENGPLDYAVIEVSEVQGWLDHVMRDHAYLMTSAINPDVGIITNVTMDHIGLVNSIDDVLRETSGLARGLKKGTLILNKDDVNVSQIKPNDGVNRIFFSMDKDNATHNVVFDTDNEVVLVDNVEILTIDDLPFKTNHFIQNTLAAIAGTLSLGVPLSVVVDGVKTYRPLKRRFVKLNEHPEIYDDFAHNPDGIKSTVYAGYKLLSDKGHLWIVNAIRGSRGETLNGLNADALVEVITRIHDEDGRKVNLVLSSSEDVVDHLNIVKDSEREIFLSKLDDADIEYTHFEHLKDALVNVLNNADVNDTILLLGAQGMDPAEKILKNMM; encoded by the coding sequence ATGTCAGATTTTAATTTAAGTATTGATGAGTTAGCAGAAGCCATTGGTGGTAAAATCATTGGTAGTGATGATTATAATTGTGGTTATAGTTTCTCTGGAAAATTTGATTTTTTAGCCCATGCTAAGAGGGGGGATATTGTAATTCGTCATAAAATCAACGGTAAAGGAATTGAGATTGCTAAGGCAAACGAGGCTGCAGCCATCATTACTCAAAATCCTTTGGAAAATGCTTTGGAAAATGCGGAACAGTTAAATTTTCCTGTGATTGTAGTTGAAAAAATCGAGATTGCAAATTCATTTGCAATAAAATGGGTCTTTGATCATTTTGATAAAGACTCTAAAAGGGTTGCAATCACAGGTACAAATGGAAAATCCACAACCTCCCACATGATTTATCATATCATTAAAAACTCAGGAGCTCATGTTTTAACCAATACTGATGCAAGGTCTGAATTCAATACTCTAATTGATCCGATGGTATCAAAAATGATTTATGAGGAAGTTGAAGAAAACGGTCCTTTGGATTATGCCGTAATTGAAGTATCAGAGGTTCAGGGATGGTTGGATCATGTAATGCGTGACCATGCTTATTTAATGACCAGTGCTATAAATCCCGATGTTGGAATAATTACAAATGTCACAATGGATCATATTGGACTTGTAAACTCTATTGACGATGTTTTAAGGGAAACCTCAGGACTTGCCCGCGGACTTAAAAAGGGAACACTCATATTGAATAAGGATGACGTAAACGTTAGTCAAATTAAACCAAACGACGGTGTAAACAGAATATTCTTCTCAATGGATAAGGATAACGCTACTCATAATGTGGTATTTGATACGGATAACGAGGTTGTGCTTGTGGACAATGTTGAAATTTTAACCATCGATGACTTGCCATTTAAGACTAACCATTTCATCCAGAATACATTGGCGGCTATTGCCGGAACATTGTCTTTAGGTGTACCTTTAAGTGTTGTGGTTGATGGTGTTAAAACCTACAGACCACTTAAAAGAAGATTCGTTAAATTAAATGAACATCCTGAGATATATGATGACTTTGCACATAACCCAGATGGAATTAAATCAACTGTTTATGCAGGGTATAAATTATTGTCTGATAAAGGCCACCTCTGGATTGTAAACGCAATACGCGGTTCACGTGGTGAGACATTAAACGGGTTAAACGCAGATGCACTTGTCGAGGTAATTACAAGAATTCATGATGAGGACGGACGTAAGGTCAATCTGGTCTTATCTTCAAGTGAGGATGTGGTGGATCATTTAAACATTGTAAAAGATTCTGAAAGGGAAATATTTCTATCTAAATTGGATGACGCAGATATCGAATATACTCATTTCGAACATCTTAAGGATGCATTGGTCAATGTTTTGAATAATGCAGATGTAAATGATACCATATTACTTCTTGGAGCTCAGGGAATGGATCCTGCAGAGAAGATACTTAAAAACATGATGTGA
- a CDS encoding methyltransferase domain-containing protein codes for MKFKTTPYHSHLIKDTERLSAFYEGISQYAEDLDYLENEEGLINKVVYDLGCGSGVLTYFAALYFSAVVGFEKDSKIAGYAKENLKDFENVLIVNEDVLKLEGLAKADLIICEMLDTALIDEEEVLALNHFIDFKEDNCTVIPSKVLNYAEPVSMERRNVHWEDDDYHPNYNIIGKSICYSEIDLQSRIDENFEDVLEFAINEDSKFNGIKITTITLIRDNIVCGPTPMFNPPLFIPVDEINCRAGDTVKVKLSYKMGGGIETIKTELI; via the coding sequence ATGAAATTTAAAACAACTCCATACCATTCACATTTAATTAAAGATACAGAACGTCTATCAGCATTTTATGAAGGCATATCCCAGTATGCAGAGGATTTGGATTATCTTGAAAATGAGGAAGGTCTGATCAATAAGGTTGTATATGATTTGGGCTGTGGAAGTGGGGTTTTAACCTATTTTGCGGCCTTGTATTTTTCTGCTGTAGTTGGTTTTGAGAAGGATAGTAAAATTGCAGGATATGCTAAGGAGAATCTCAAGGATTTTGAAAATGTATTGATAGTTAATGAGGATGTTTTAAAATTGGAGGGACTTGCCAAGGCTGATTTAATTATATGTGAAATGTTGGATACCGCATTAATTGATGAGGAGGAAGTTCTTGCTTTAAACCATTTCATTGATTTTAAGGAGGATAATTGTACGGTAATTCCAAGTAAGGTTTTGAATTATGCGGAACCTGTTTCAATGGAACGGAGAAATGTCCATTGGGAGGATGATGATTATCATCCAAACTATAATATAATAGGTAAATCCATTTGCTATAGTGAGATAGACCTTCAAAGCAGAATTGATGAGAATTTTGAAGATGTTCTGGAATTTGCTATCAATGAGGACAGTAAATTTAATGGAATTAAGATTACAACCATAACCTTAATCAGAGATAATATTGTCTGTGGTCCAACGCCTATGTTTAATCCGCCGCTTTTTATACCTGTTGATGAGATAAACTGTAGAGCGGGGGATACAGTTAAGGTAAAACTATCATATAAAATGGGTGGGGGAATTGAAACAATCAAAACAGAATTAATCTGA
- the hycI gene encoding hydrogenase maturation peptidase HycI has translation MFEKDLKDFLHDCTRLVILGIGNDIRGDDGVGQYIVESLKDLGKESDDVIIINAKTVPENFTGKIRKIDPSHILIIDAVLMNEEPGTVRVISKEQVGGLSVSTHSMSLSFLIKYLEIEKPYNIVFLGIQPESMGLVEDMSKVCKDSSDSVIDVLDSLL, from the coding sequence ATGTTTGAAAAGGATTTGAAAGACTTCCTTCATGATTGTACTAGACTTGTTATTTTGGGAATCGGTAATGACATTCGTGGCGATGATGGAGTAGGCCAATATATTGTAGAGAGCTTGAAGGATTTGGGTAAGGAAAGTGATGATGTAATAATAATCAATGCTAAGACCGTTCCAGAGAATTTCACAGGCAAAATCAGAAAGATAGATCCAAGCCATATACTTATAATTGATGCCGTTTTAATGAATGAGGAACCTGGCACTGTTAGAGTAATCTCAAAAGAGCAGGTTGGTGGATTAAGTGTCTCTACCCATTCTATGTCCTTGTCATTTCTAATCAAATATTTGGAGATAGAGAAGCCATATAACATTGTGTTTTTAGGTATTCAACCGGAATCAATGGGTCTTGTTGAGGATATGAGCAAGGTTTGTAAGGATTCCTCGGACAGTGTTATTGATGTTTTGGATTCCCTTTTATAG
- a CDS encoding glycosyltransferase family 4 protein, translating to MKTVDIIIMFFITLFSTIFFTWYIRRILLQAKITDSPIVSEHRHKAGTPTMGGIAFLFSILLITAIYYKNNYILITCFIMVAAGIMGLVDDLLGLKISEVQKLVKNVTDEVVPIGLLNLEPGEEARVASDKAKAQVDQLLEEGKVEVIDQIPIKYETGEAEQIFVQLFLGVLLALTCSITTLGGFNLGIWAIPIVVIAVLGAVNTVNLIDGMDGLAAGILAIASFSCIIFGIINGRMEIIPPFAILTAICLGFLVFNKYPASIFMGDTGSILLGAGYAAAVMLCDVPYFGVLALGVPIFSVCVSLAHRAHLIEMPVEPLHHALNYRGIPETTIIYSYWGATVLLCAIGLIVDYLFFI from the coding sequence ATGAAGACAGTTGATATTATAATAATGTTCTTTATTACATTATTCTCAACAATATTCTTTACATGGTATATTAGAAGGATATTGCTACAGGCAAAGATAACTGACAGTCCAATTGTTAGTGAGCATCGTCATAAGGCTGGAACCCCAACAATGGGTGGAATAGCATTTTTATTTTCTATTCTTTTAATCACAGCTATTTATTACAAAAATAACTATATTTTAATTACTTGTTTTATTATGGTAGCTGCAGGTATTATGGGACTTGTAGATGATTTGCTTGGTCTTAAGATCTCAGAGGTACAGAAACTTGTAAAGAATGTTACAGATGAGGTTGTACCTATAGGTTTACTTAATCTTGAACCAGGTGAAGAGGCAAGGGTTGCATCTGATAAGGCAAAGGCTCAAGTGGACCAATTACTTGAGGAAGGTAAGGTTGAAGTTATAGATCAGATTCCAATCAAATATGAAACCGGTGAGGCGGAACAAATATTTGTACAATTGTTCTTAGGTGTTTTGCTAGCATTGACATGTTCAATCACCACCCTTGGCGGATTCAATTTAGGAATTTGGGCAATACCTATCGTTGTCATTGCAGTATTAGGTGCAGTAAACACTGTTAATTTAATAGATGGAATGGATGGATTGGCTGCAGGAATTTTAGCTATTGCATCATTTTCATGTATAATATTTGGTATTATCAATGGAAGAATGGAAATTATACCTCCATTCGCTATACTTACAGCAATCTGTTTAGGATTCTTAGTGTTTAACAAGTATCCAGCAAGTATATTTATGGGAGATACTGGTTCAATACTTCTTGGTGCAGGTTATGCTGCAGCGGTAATGTTATGTGATGTTCCATACTTTGGAGTCTTAGCATTAGGAGTTCCAATTTTCTCAGTTTGTGTAAGTTTAGCTCACAGAGCACATTTGATAGAAATGCCTGTAGAACCGCTACACCATGCATTAAACTATAGGGGTATTCCTGAGACAACTATCATTTACTCTTATTGGGGAGCAACAGTTTTATTATGTGCTATTGGATTAATTGTTGATTATCTATTCTTTATATAA
- the nikR gene encoding nickel-responsive transcriptional regulator NikR has product MMRISMSLPKKLLSDFDDVLKDRGYQSRSKGIRDALQDYILRYQWMNEMEGERIGVITIIYDHHYTGVMEELAEIQHHYKDTIIATMHVHMTEKYCMEVVIVNGDVKDIRSVYEKMMKLKGVEHVKLTSTANGKNFDPDSSDDIRDT; this is encoded by the coding sequence ATGATGAGAATCAGTATGTCATTACCAAAAAAGTTATTGTCTGATTTTGATGATGTTTTAAAAGATAGGGGATATCAGTCAAGATCAAAAGGTATAAGAGATGCTCTTCAGGATTATATTCTCCGTTATCAATGGATGAATGAGATGGAAGGAGAAAGAATTGGTGTTATAACTATAATTTATGATCATCATTATACTGGTGTAATGGAAGAACTTGCTGAGATTCAACATCATTATAAGGATACCATTATAGCAACCATGCATGTGCATATGACCGAAAAATATTGTATGGAAGTCGTTATTGTTAATGGAGACGTTAAAGATATTCGTTCCGTTTATGAGAAAATGATGAAACTTAAAGGGGTTGAACACGTAAAACTTACAAGTACTGCTAATGGTAAGAATTTCGATCCGGATAGCAGTGACGATATCAGGGATACATAA
- a CDS encoding ATP-binding protein — MKILCIGSRLFDDVAPYFREKGIESVVTESNPDADNLDLADEVFIGPRGMKFPHDVAIKEEVDGIVPLIGIDPPLLDVAYMKEEVEAENNIPVVASNVHAVQISSDKSKTKEIFRKIGVNTPESVYVYKEDLDDFEDIIHNEGFDFPVVLKQNQGQGGKDISIVSDIDGVRKYFETFDGALCENFIEGAEISIETLGWKGEYLPLVPVYKGDTGINATHPITRVRYGPTNFEKLDNEEIRATALKIAQNIRTEGNLDLDFIYDRKNNKLYAIEANTRPSGTRYLTQASSTINTLAELVDMAAGVFSIGDVESRIRNYYCAEIPVGTYEGEIPEKTFKEKDYVVHGPVGYQRVTIRASSKDELISKVKDITGRDIEI; from the coding sequence ATGAAAATTCTATGTATTGGTTCAAGGCTGTTTGATGATGTTGCGCCTTATTTTAGAGAAAAAGGCATTGAAAGTGTTGTAACGGAATCAAATCCTGATGCAGATAATTTGGATTTGGCAGATGAAGTTTTTATAGGGCCTAGGGGAATGAAATTTCCACATGATGTCGCTATAAAGGAAGAAGTGGATGGTATTGTTCCATTAATCGGTATCGATCCTCCTCTTTTGGACGTTGCATATATGAAGGAGGAAGTCGAAGCCGAAAACAACATACCTGTTGTGGCTTCAAATGTCCATGCAGTACAGATATCATCTGATAAATCAAAGACTAAAGAGATATTTCGTAAGATAGGGGTAAACACTCCGGAATCTGTTTATGTCTATAAAGAGGACCTTGATGATTTTGAGGATATTATCCATAATGAGGGCTTTGACTTTCCTGTGGTATTAAAACAGAATCAGGGCCAGGGCGGAAAGGACATATCTATTGTCTCAGATATTGACGGTGTTAGGAAGTACTTTGAAACATTTGATGGCGCTTTATGTGAGAATTTCATTGAAGGGGCTGAAATTTCAATAGAGACATTGGGATGGAAAGGTGAATATCTGCCGCTTGTACCTGTCTATAAGGGGGATACCGGTATCAATGCAACACATCCCATTACCCGTGTAAGGTATGGGCCCACTAATTTTGAAAAATTGGACAATGAGGAGATAAGGGCTACCGCTTTAAAGATTGCTCAAAACATCAGGACCGAAGGAAATCTTGATTTGGATTTTATCTATGATAGAAAAAACAATAAACTATATGCTATTGAAGCTAACACCCGTCCAAGCGGTACCAGGTATTTAACACAGGCAAGCTCCACCATTAACACTCTTGCAGAACTTGTTGATATGGCCGCAGGTGTTTTTTCTATTGGGGATGTGGAATCCAGAATCAGGAACTATTACTGTGCGGAGATACCTGTAGGTACATATGAGGGAGAAATACCTGAAAAAACCTTTAAAGAAAAGGATTATGTTGTTCATGGACCTGTGGGATATCAAAGGGTAACCATTAGGGCATCCTCAAAGGATGAGTTAATATCCAAGGTTAAAGACATTACAGGTAGGGATATTGAAATCTAA